One segment of Ipomoea triloba cultivar NCNSP0323 chromosome 12, ASM357664v1 DNA contains the following:
- the LOC115998584 gene encoding F-box/kelch-repeat protein At1g55270-like translates to MTDHSRINNRVIQPPLVDTTACLCRVDAGLKTVAGAKKYMPGTKLCLRPDIKPSIHPTREKPRRDKNRNQYPLLPGLPDDLAVACLIRVPRTEHCKLRLVCKRWNRLLAGNFYYSLRKNLGLAEEWIYIMKRDRDGKISCDAFDPVYQQWQPLPPVPKEYSEALAFGSAVLSGCHLYLFGGKDPVKGSMRRVVFYSARTNKWHRAPDMLRRRHRFGCCVINNCLYVAGGESEGVHGPISSAEVYDPHKNRWSFVSEMSTAMVPFTGVVYQGKWFLKGMGSHRQVLSEVYQPETDVWNPVFNGMVTGWRSPGATLNGHLYALDCRDGCKLRVYDEETDSWSKHIDSKMHLGNSKALEAAALLPLHGKLCIIRNNMSISLVDVSRCGNGDDEDATTEHLWETIGGRGQLKNMVTNFLSTLAGRNRPKSRIVHCQLLQA, encoded by the exons ATGACTGATCATTCAAGAATAAATAATAGAGTTATTCAGCCACCTCTG GTTGATACAACTGCTTGCCTTTGTAGAGTAGATGCAGGACTCAAAACTGTTGCCGGTGCTAAAAAGTATATGCCCGGGACAAAACTTTGTCTTCGCCCAGATATCAAACCTTCTATTCATCCCACTAGAGAAAAACCACGACGTGACAAAAACCGGAACCAGTACCCTCTATTACCTGGACTTCCAGATGATCTTGCCGTTGCTTGTTTAATTAGAGTCCCTAGAACCGAGCATTGCAAGCTCCGCCTAGTCTGCAAAAGATGGAACCGCCTCTTAGCTGGTAATTTCTATTACTCACTTCGAAAGAACCTAGGGCTTGCTGAGGAATGGATATACATCATGAAGAGAGACCGAGATGGGAAAATATCATGTGATGCATTTGATCCCGTTTACCAGCAATGGCAGCCACTCCCTCCTGTACCCAAAGAATATTCTGAAGCCCTTGCTTTTGGATCTGCTGTTCTTAGTGGCTGTCATCTGTATTTGTTTGGTGGGAAAGACCCTGTGAAGGGTTCCATGAGAAGAGTTGTCTTTTATAGTGCACGAACTAATAAATGGCACCGTGCTCCAGATATGCTTCGAAGGAGACATCGTTTTGGCTGTTGTGTTATAAATAATTGTTTATATGTAGCGGGTGGAGAGAGTGAGGGAGTTCACGGGCCTATAAGTTCGGCTGAAGTTTATGATCCCCACAAGAATAGGTGGTCCTTTGTTTCTGAGATGAGCACGGCAATGGTACCCTTCACTGGAGTTGTTTATCAAGGAAAATGGTTCTTAAAGGGCATGGGTTCCCACCGACAGGTTCTGAGCGAGGTATACCAACCGGAAACTGATGTTTGGAACCCCGTGTTTAATGGAATGGTTACAGGGTGGAGAAGCCCAGGCGCTACATTAAATGGTCATCTCTATGCTTTGGACTGTAGAGATGGATGCAAACTTAGGGTGTATGACGAAGAAACAGATTCTTGGAGCAAGCATATTGATAGCAAGATGCATCTGGGTAATTCGAAGGCTCTAGAGGCTGCAGCGCTCCTCCCTCTCCACGGAAAACTGTGCATTATTAGAAACAACATGAGCATTTCTCTTGTTGATGTCTCAAGATGCGGTAATGGTGATGATGAGGACGCAACAACGGAGCATTTGTGGGAAACAATTGGTGGAAGAGGGCAGTTGAAAAACATGGTGACAAATTTCTTATCAACCCTTGCCGGTAGGAACCGGCCCAAGAGTCGCATTGTTCACTGCCAGCTTCTTCAAGCTTGA
- the LOC115998586 gene encoding probable ethanolamine kinase — protein MGAVNIWNAMEVAEGASDGQTSGIPSSHLTIDHSLSIPEMKPRLVELCKDLFKKWPNLDASHLSVETVSGGITNLLLKVSIREDSSKTVDLMVRLYGPNTEYVINRERELQAIPYLSAAGFGAKLLGVFGNGMVQSFIHACTLTPSDMRKPKLAAEIAKQLHKFHQVEIPGGKEPQLWHDIFKFFQKASNLEFDDSEKQRKFKTISFEEVHNEVNELKELTSHLNAPVVYAHNDLLSGNLMLNEEEGKLYFIDFEYGSYNYRGFDIGNHFNEYAGYECDYSLYPTKDEQYHFFRHYLEPERPYEVSEKDLEALYVETSTYMLTSHLYWALWALIQAKMSPIEFDYLGYFFLRFNEYKNQKERYCSLAKAYLWGSKK, from the exons ATGGGCGCTGTGAATATCTGGAACGCCATGGAAGTTGCAGAGGGAGCTAGCGACGGCCAGACCTCTGGTATTCCGTCGTCGCATCTCACCATCGATCACTCGCTTTCTATTCCCGAGATGAAGCCTCGCCTCGT GGAGCTGTGCAAGGATCTTTTCAAGAAATGGCCAAATTTGGATGCTTCTCACTTGTCTGTTGAGACTGTTTCTGGTGGCATCACAAATCTGT TACTGAAAGTATCCATAAGGGAAGATAGTAGCAAAACTGTGGATCTGATGGTTAGATTATATGGACCTAATACTGAATATGTCATCAACCGTGAAAGAGAACTTCAG GCCATTCCATACCTCTCAGCTGCAGGGTTTGGTGCCAAGTTGCTTGGAGTTTTTGGGAATGGCATGGTTCAGTCATTTATTCATGCATGTACCTTAACACCCTCAG ACATGAGAAAACCAAAGCTAGCAGCTGAAATTGCAAAACAACTACACAAGTTCCATCAGGTGGAAATTCCAGGCGGCAAGGAACCTCAACTTTGGCATGACATATTCAAGTTCTTTCAAAAGG CATCAAATCTTGAGTTTGATGATAGTGagaagcaaagaaagtttaagACAATCTCATTTGAAGAAGTCCATAATGAAGTCAATGAGCTTAAG GAATTGACTAGTCACCTTAATGCTCCAGTGGTTTATGCTCATAATGATTTACTTTCTGGCAATTTGATGCTCAATGAGGAagaag GAAAACTCTATTTCATTGACTTCGAGTATGGATCCTATAACTATAGAGGTTTTGACATAGGGAATCACTTCAACGAGTATGCTGGCTATGAATGTGATTACAGCTT GTACCCAACAAAGGATGAGCAGTACCATTTCTTCAGGCACTATTTAGAACCTGAAAGACCATACGAG GTCTCTGAGAAGGACCTTGAGGCTCTATATGTCGAGACCAGTACTTACATGTTAACATCTCATTTGTATTGGGCTTTGTGGGCCCTAATCCAG GCAAAAATGTCTCCGATTGAATTTGATTACCTTGGTTATTTCTTCCTGCGTTTCAACGAGTACAAAAATCAGAAAGAAAGGTACTGTTCCTTGGCAAAAGCATACCTCTGGGGATCTAAGAAATAA